TAAACCCGGTTGTTCTGGGCAAGGTTCGCGCAAAGCAGGACCAGCTCAAGGACAGCGAACGCACCAAGGTGCTGCCGATTCTGCTGCACGGTGATGCGGCCTTTGCGGGTCAGGGTGTTGTAGCCGAGTGCTTTGCTCTCTCGGGCCTGCGCGGTCACAAGGCCGGCGGCACGATGCATATCGTGGTCAACAACCAGATCGGTTTCACCACGGCACCGCATTTCTCACGCTCTTCGCCCTACCCCACCGACAACGCGCTGGTGGTCGAGGCGCCGATATTCCACGTCAACGGTGACGATCCGGAAGCTGTGGTTCACGCCGCCAGGGTCGCCACGGAATTCCGCCAGAAATTCCACAAGGATGTCGTTCTCGATATCTTCTGCTACCGCCGGTTTGGCCATAACGAGGGCGACGAGCCCATGTTCACCAACCCGCTGATGTACAAGAAGATCAAGGGTCACAAGACAACGCTGTCGCTTTATACTGAGCGTCTGGTCAAGGATGGCCTGATTCCCGAGGGGGAGATTGAGGATATGAAAGCCTCATTCCAGGCCCGCCTGAATGAGGAATTCGAAGCCGGCAAGAACTTCAAGCCGAACAAGGCAGACTGGCTGGATGGCCGCTGGTCGCACCTCGACAAGAAGGATACCGATTACCAGCGCGGCCAGACCTCTGTATCGCCAGAAACCTTCAAGGAGGTCGGCACCGCTCTCAGCCGAGTGCCCGAGGGTTTCCCCGTCCACAAGACCATTGGTCGTTTCCTGGACGCGCGCGCCAAGATGGTCGATAGCGGCGAAGGAATCGACTGGGCAACTGGTGAGGCGCTGGCCTTTGGCTCTCTTCTGACCGAAGGCTATCCGGTGCGCCTGTCCGGGCAGGATGCCACGCGCGGCACCTTCTCTCAGCGCCATTCAGGTATCGTCAACCAGAACACCGAGGAGCGTTACTATCCGCTGAACAATATCCGCAGCGGCCAGTCTCATTATGAGGTGATCGACTCGGCACTGTCCGAATACGCAGTTCTCGGCTTTGAATACGGCTACTCGCTGGCGGAACCGAACGCGCTGACCCTGTGGGAAGCCCAGTTCGGCGACTTCGCCAACGGCGCCCAGATCATGTTCGACCAGTTCATCTCCTCGGGTGAATCGAAATGGCTGCGGATGTCGGGCCTCGTCTGCCTGCTGCCGCACGGTTTTGAGGGCCAGGGGCCGGAGCACTCCTCCGCCCGTCTGGAGCGCTTCCTGCAAATGTGCGGTCAGGACAATTGGATTGTCGCCAACTGCACCACACCGGCGAACTACTTCCACATCCTGCGCCGCCAGCTGCACCGCACCTTCCGCAAGCCGCTCATCATGATGACGCCAAAGTCGCTGCTGCGACACAAATTGGCAGTCAGCAAGGCCGAAGAATTCACCACCGGTTCCAGCTTCCACCGCGTTCTCTGGGATGATGCCCAGCACGGCAATTCCGACACCAAACTGGTCGCCGATGACAAGATCAAACGCGTCGTCCTCTGCTCGGGCAAGGTCTACTACGACCTCCTGGAAGAACGCGACGCCCGTGGTCTCGACGATGTGTACCTGATGCGGATCGAACAATATTACCCGTTCCCTGCCATCTCGCTCGTGAAGGAGCTTGAGCGCTTCAAAGGTGCTGAGGTGGTGTGGTGTCAGGAGGAGCCCAAAAATCAGGGCGCCTGGAGCTTCATCGAACCGAATATCGAATGGGTGCTGACGCGCATCGGCGCCAAGCACAGTCGGCCGACCTATGTCGGTCGCGCCACCTCGGCTTCGCCCGCAACGGGCCTGGCCAGCGAACACAAAGCCCAACAAGCTGCGCTCGTGAACGAAGCGCTGAGCATCGAAGGATAACACCCCATGACCACCGAAGTTCGCGTGCCCACCCTGGGCGAATCCGTGACCGAAGCCACCGTCGCCACCTGGTTCAAAAAGCCGGGTGACGCGGTCGCCGCAGATGAAATGCTCTGCGAGCTGGAAACCGACAAAGTCACCGTTGAAGTCCCGGCCCCTGCCGCCGGCACCCTGGGTGAGATCGTCGCCGCCGAGGGCGAAACCGTCGGCGTCGATGCGCTGCTTGCCACGATCGCAGAAGGCGGTTCTGACACAGCGGCAGCCCCTGCAACATCCGCACCAGCCGCCACGAAGGACGCAGCAGAAGGTGATGCAGGCGCCGCAACCGACGTGATGGTGCCAACGCTTGGCGAGTCCGTGAGCGAGGCCACTGTTTCCACCTGGTTCAAGAAGGTCGGCGACAGTGTCGCGCAGGACGAAATGCTCTGCGAGCTGGAAACTGATAAGGTCTCGGTTGAAGTCCCAGCCCCGACTGCCGGTATCCTGACCGAAATCACAGCTGAAGAAGGCAGCACCGTCGATGCGACGGCCAAACTCGGCGTGATCTCAAGTGGCGAGGCAGGCGCCGTAACGCCCACGCCCACCAAAGGCGAAACCGCAGATGGTGCGCAATATACCACGCCCCCCGCAGGCCAGGGCGGTCCGGCCAAGGATATCGCCAATGCGCCTTCCGCCGAAAAGGCGATGGCTGAGGCTGGCCTCTCCGCAGATCAGGTGGAAGGCAGTGGTCGCGATGGCCGCATCATGAAAGATGACGTCGCCCGCGCTGTGGCGGCTGCCGCAGCTGCTCCGGCGACCAGCACATCGACCCCAGCAGCGGCCACACCTGTGCGCGCGCCCGTTGCTGCAGACGACGCCGCCCGCGAAGAGCGCGTGAAAATGACCCGCCTGCGGCAGACCATCGCCAAGCGTCTGAAAGACAGTCAGAACACCGCAGCCATGCTCACCACCTACAACGAGGTCGATATGAGCGAGGTGATGGCCCTGCGCAACGAGTACAAGGATCTGTTCCTGAAAAAGCACGGCGTGAAACTGGGCTTCATGTCCTTCTTCACCAAGGCCTGCTGCCACGCCTTGAACGAGGTGCCCGAGGTCAACGCGGAGATCGACGGCACCGACATCGTGTACAAGAACTTCGTCCACATGGGTATCGCGGCAGGCACGCCCACGGGCCTGGTTGTTCCGGTGATCCGAGACGCAGATGCGATGTCTTTTGCCGACATTGAAAAGGCGATCGCCGAGAAAGGCGCCCGCGCCCGCGACGGCAAACTGTCGATGGCAGAGATGCAGGGCGGCACTTTCACCATCTCCAACGGTGGCGTCTACGGCTCGCTGATGTCTTCGCCGATCCTGAACCCGCCGCAGTCCGGCATCCTCGGCATGCACAAGATCCAGGACCGCCCGATGGCCATCAATGGCAAGGTGGAGATCCGCCCGATGATGTATCTGGCGCTGTCCTACGACCACCGCATCGTCGACGGCAAAGGTGCCGTGACCTTCCTCGTGCGCGTCAAAGAAGCACTGGAAGATCCCCGCCGGTTGTTGATGGATCTGTAAGACCAAGCGGTTCGCCTGACGCCTCAGGCGAACCGCCATCTTTTGCGACGTGTTTCGCAAGGGCACCTAATTGGCAAAATTTGTTTTGATCAAAATGACCCCAGAACTCACCGCCCTCACCCTCGCCGCCCTGCTGCAAGCGCTTCAGTTCTGCGCATATGCCATCACGGCAAACCGCCAGCTGGACCCGAAAATAGCACTCGGCCCACGCGACACACCGGTCACTCTGACAGGCACGGCCGGACGCTTCAAACGCGCGATGGAAAACCATTTCGAAGGTTTGATCCTCTTTACTATCGCTTGCGGCGTGGTGGTGATCAGCGATCAATCCACCGGTTTCACTGCGGGCTGTGCATGGGTCTACCTCTGCGCCCGGGTGCTCTACGTGCCGGCCTACGTATTGGGCTGGACCCCAGGCCGCTCGATCATCTGGTTTGTTGGCTTTTTTGCCACGGTCTTTATGTTGACCGCAGCGCTGGTATGAGCCGTCATCTTTCCTCAAATACTCCGGGGGAGGCCCGCATGGGCCGGGGGCAGCGCCCCCTCCCCGTCAACCCTGAAGGAGCACATCAATATGGCATCCTATGACGTGATCGTAATTGGCGCCGGCCCCGGTGGCTATGTCTGCGCCATCCGCTGCGCCCAGCTGGGCCTCAAGACCGCAGTGGTCGAGGGCCGCGATACCCTCGGCGGCACCTGCCTCAACGTCGGCTGCATCCCCTCAAAGGCACTACTGCACTCGACCCATTTGCTACATGAAGCTGAACATAACTTCGCCCACATGGGTCTGAAGGGCAAAAGCCCCTCGGTCGACTGGTCCCAGATGAAATCCTACAAGGAAGAAGTCATCGGCCAGAACACCGGCGGTATCGAATTTCTGTTCAAGAAAAACAAGATTGACTGGATCAAGGGTTGGGCCTCCCTTTCGGAAGCCGGCAAGGTCAAGGTGGGTGACGACACCCATGAGGCCAAGAACATCGTCATTGCCTCCGGCTCGGTGCCTTCCTCGCTGCCAGGCGTTGAGGTCGATAACGACAAAGGGATCGTAGTGGACAGCACCGGCGCGCTGGACCTGCCCAAGATCCCAAAGAAAATGGTCGTAATCGGTGCCGGCGTCATCGGGCTGGAACTGGGGTCGGTCTATGCACGTCTGGGATCTGACGTGACCGTGGTTGAATATATGGACGCCGTTTGCCCCGGCATGGACAAAGATGTTCAGCGCAGCTTCAAGCGGATCCTGGAAAAGCAGGGTCTGAACTTCATCATGGGGGCTGCGGTACAGGAGGTTGAAACCTCCAAGACCAAAGCAAAGGTG
The nucleotide sequence above comes from Phaeobacter inhibens DSM 16374. Encoded proteins:
- a CDS encoding MAPEG family protein — protein: MTPELTALTLAALLQALQFCAYAITANRQLDPKIALGPRDTPVTLTGTAGRFKRAMENHFEGLILFTIACGVVVISDQSTGFTAGCAWVYLCARVLYVPAYVLGWTPGRSIIWFVGFFATVFMLTAALV
- the odhB gene encoding 2-oxoglutarate dehydrogenase complex dihydrolipoyllysine-residue succinyltransferase, with translation MTTEVRVPTLGESVTEATVATWFKKPGDAVAADEMLCELETDKVTVEVPAPAAGTLGEIVAAEGETVGVDALLATIAEGGSDTAAAPATSAPAATKDAAEGDAGAATDVMVPTLGESVSEATVSTWFKKVGDSVAQDEMLCELETDKVSVEVPAPTAGILTEITAEEGSTVDATAKLGVISSGEAGAVTPTPTKGETADGAQYTTPPAGQGGPAKDIANAPSAEKAMAEAGLSADQVEGSGRDGRIMKDDVARAVAAAAAAPATSTSTPAAATPVRAPVAADDAAREERVKMTRLRQTIAKRLKDSQNTAAMLTTYNEVDMSEVMALRNEYKDLFLKKHGVKLGFMSFFTKACCHALNEVPEVNAEIDGTDIVYKNFVHMGIAAGTPTGLVVPVIRDADAMSFADIEKAIAEKGARARDGKLSMAEMQGGTFTISNGGVYGSLMSSPILNPPQSGILGMHKIQDRPMAINGKVEIRPMMYLALSYDHRIVDGKGAVTFLVRVKEALEDPRRLLMDL
- a CDS encoding 2-oxoglutarate dehydrogenase E1 component; protein product: MTDQSPNELFHASSFMQGHNAEYLEQLYAQYANDPNAVDAAWAEFFRQMGDAELDVKAEAAGPSWARADWPPAPNDDLTGALTGEWPAPAEAKGAGKKIKEQAAAKGVEVTDDQVQRAVLDSIRALMLIRAYRIRGHLAANLDPLGMREEAQHPELDPRTYGFTEADMDRPIFIDNVLGLQVASMRQIVSIVKRTYCGTFALQYMHISDPEQASWLKERIEGYDKEITFTREGRKAILNKMVEAEGFEKFLHVKYMGTKRFGLDGGESLIPAMEQIIKRGGALGIRDIVIGMPHRGRLSVLANVMQKPYKAIFNEFQGGSFKPEDVDGSGDVKYHLGASSDREFDGNSVHLSLTANPSHLEAVNPVVLGKVRAKQDQLKDSERTKVLPILLHGDAAFAGQGVVAECFALSGLRGHKAGGTMHIVVNNQIGFTTAPHFSRSSPYPTDNALVVEAPIFHVNGDDPEAVVHAARVATEFRQKFHKDVVLDIFCYRRFGHNEGDEPMFTNPLMYKKIKGHKTTLSLYTERLVKDGLIPEGEIEDMKASFQARLNEEFEAGKNFKPNKADWLDGRWSHLDKKDTDYQRGQTSVSPETFKEVGTALSRVPEGFPVHKTIGRFLDARAKMVDSGEGIDWATGEALAFGSLLTEGYPVRLSGQDATRGTFSQRHSGIVNQNTEERYYPLNNIRSGQSHYEVIDSALSEYAVLGFEYGYSLAEPNALTLWEAQFGDFANGAQIMFDQFISSGESKWLRMSGLVCLLPHGFEGQGPEHSSARLERFLQMCGQDNWIVANCTTPANYFHILRRQLHRTFRKPLIMMTPKSLLRHKLAVSKAEEFTTGSSFHRVLWDDAQHGNSDTKLVADDKIKRVVLCSGKVYYDLLEERDARGLDDVYLMRIEQYYPFPAISLVKELERFKGAEVVWCQEEPKNQGAWSFIEPNIEWVLTRIGAKHSRPTYVGRATSASPATGLASEHKAQQAALVNEALSIEG
- the lpdA gene encoding dihydrolipoyl dehydrogenase, with protein sequence MASYDVIVIGAGPGGYVCAIRCAQLGLKTAVVEGRDTLGGTCLNVGCIPSKALLHSTHLLHEAEHNFAHMGLKGKSPSVDWSQMKSYKEEVIGQNTGGIEFLFKKNKIDWIKGWASLSEAGKVKVGDDTHEAKNIVIASGSVPSSLPGVEVDNDKGIVVDSTGALDLPKIPKKMVVIGAGVIGLELGSVYARLGSDVTVVEYMDAVCPGMDKDVQRSFKRILEKQGLNFIMGAAVQEVETSKTKAKVKYQPKKGGDDEVIDADVVLVATGRKPYAEGLGLDALGVKMTERGQIATDAHWATNVKGVYAIGDVIEGPMLAHKAEDEGMAVAEVIAGKHGHVNYGVIPGVVYTTPEVATVGQTEDALKAEGRKIKTGKFMFMGNARAKAVHQAEGGFVKLIADKETDRILGAAIIGPGAGDLIHEICVAMEFGASAEDLALTCHAHPTYSEAVREAALACGDGPIHS